The proteins below come from a single Micromonospora sp. WMMD1082 genomic window:
- a CDS encoding GH1 family beta-glucosidase yields MSNPATPPAVGVLDEDAPLTFPPGFLWGAATAAYQIEGAAAEGGRTPSIWDTFSHTEGRTVAGHTGDVACDHYHRLGEDVRLMAELGLKSYRFSVSWPRVQPGGSGPANAEGLDFYRRLVDELLANGIEPWLTLYHWDLPQELEDAGGWPARDTAYRFADYSQLVADALGDRVKYWTTLNEPWCSAFLGYGSGVHAPGRRAGADAVRAGHHLMLGHGLAVQALRAARPGPQLGVTVNLYPVTPATDAPGDVDAARRIDGLANRFFLDPLLRGSYPADLVADLAKVTDFEHVHDGDLATIATPLDLVGVNYYSRHVVAAPVPGEKPEPYWRASSSWPGSEDVRFVTRGVPVTDMGWEIDSPGLLETLRRVHEEYTDLPLYVTENGSAFVDVVVDGQVDDADRLAYFEAHLRASHEAISAGVPLRGYFAWSLMDNFEWAWGYTKRFGMIYIDYDSQTRIPKSSARWYAEVIRRNGLAAQ; encoded by the coding sequence GTGAGTAACCCCGCCACCCCGCCCGCCGTCGGCGTCCTGGACGAAGACGCGCCGCTGACCTTCCCACCCGGCTTTCTCTGGGGTGCGGCGACCGCCGCGTACCAGATCGAGGGCGCGGCGGCCGAGGGCGGCCGGACCCCGTCGATCTGGGACACCTTCAGCCACACCGAGGGCCGGACGGTCGCCGGGCACACCGGCGACGTCGCCTGCGACCACTACCACCGGCTCGGCGAGGACGTTCGCCTGATGGCCGAGCTGGGGTTGAAGTCGTACCGTTTCTCGGTTTCCTGGCCCCGGGTGCAGCCGGGCGGGTCGGGCCCGGCGAACGCCGAGGGGCTCGACTTCTACCGGCGGCTGGTCGACGAGCTGCTGGCCAACGGGATCGAGCCCTGGCTCACCCTCTACCACTGGGACCTGCCCCAGGAGCTGGAGGACGCCGGTGGCTGGCCGGCTCGGGACACCGCTTACCGGTTCGCCGACTACAGCCAGCTGGTGGCGGACGCGCTGGGCGACCGGGTGAAGTACTGGACCACGCTCAACGAGCCCTGGTGCTCCGCCTTCCTTGGCTACGGCTCCGGGGTGCACGCCCCCGGCCGCCGCGCCGGGGCGGACGCGGTCCGCGCCGGGCACCACCTGATGCTCGGGCACGGGCTCGCCGTGCAGGCGCTGCGCGCGGCCCGGCCCGGCCCGCAGCTCGGGGTGACCGTCAACCTGTACCCGGTGACCCCGGCCACCGACGCGCCGGGTGACGTGGACGCCGCGCGACGCATCGACGGGCTGGCCAACCGGTTCTTCCTCGACCCGCTGCTGCGCGGAAGCTACCCCGCCGACCTGGTCGCCGACCTGGCCAAGGTGACCGACTTCGAGCACGTCCACGACGGGGATCTGGCCACCATCGCCACGCCGCTGGACCTGGTCGGGGTCAACTACTACAGCCGGCACGTGGTGGCCGCACCGGTGCCCGGGGAGAAGCCGGAACCCTACTGGCGGGCGTCGTCCAGCTGGCCGGGTAGCGAGGACGTCCGATTCGTCACCCGGGGGGTGCCGGTCACCGACATGGGCTGGGAGATCGACTCCCCGGGTCTGCTGGAGACGCTGCGCCGGGTGCACGAGGAGTACACGGACCTGCCGCTGTACGTGACGGAGAACGGGTCGGCCTTCGTCGACGTGGTGGTCGACGGTCAGGTCGACGACGCCGACCGGCTGGCCTACTTCGAGGCCCACCTGCGCGCCTCGCACGAGGCGATCAGCGCGGGCGTCCCCCTGCGGGGATACTTCGCCTGGTCGCTGATGGATAATTTCGAGTGGGCCTGGGGTTACACCAAGCGGTTCGGCATGATCTACATCGACTACGACAGCCAGACCCGTATCCCCAAGTCCAGCGCCAGGTGGTACGCGGAGGTGATCCGACGCAACGGTCTGGCCGCACAATAG
- a CDS encoding carbohydrate ABC transporter permease: MFSASQRLWRTSPLTYMALVLAALLSIYPFYYMLVIGSRTLDAINDVPPPFTPGSAFGDNFGRVLDNDAANFLTGLTNSIIVSSVVTVSVVLTGSLAGFAFAKLRFRGRNILLLAIIVTMMIPTQMGLIPLWGMMQELDWHGTLYAVTVPFLVTGFGVFMMRQYASQAISDELIEAGRVDGASTFRIYWNIVLPALRPAAGVLGLLTFMENWNSFLWPYAILTPENPTLQVSLSFLSYAYYTDYSQVFAATAVGTLPLVLVFILFGRQIIGGIMEGAVKS, from the coding sequence CATTGACCTACATGGCCCTCGTCCTGGCGGCCCTGTTGTCGATCTACCCCTTCTACTACATGCTGGTGATCGGCAGCCGCACCCTGGACGCCATCAACGACGTGCCGCCGCCGTTCACCCCCGGAAGTGCCTTCGGCGACAACTTCGGGCGGGTGCTCGACAACGACGCGGCCAACTTCCTCACCGGCCTGACGAACTCGATCATCGTCTCCTCGGTGGTCACCGTGTCGGTGGTGCTCACCGGCTCGCTGGCCGGCTTCGCCTTCGCGAAGCTGCGATTCCGGGGCCGCAACATCCTGCTGCTGGCGATCATCGTCACCATGATGATCCCGACCCAGATGGGCCTCATCCCGCTCTGGGGCATGATGCAGGAGCTCGACTGGCATGGCACCCTCTACGCGGTCACCGTGCCGTTCCTGGTCACCGGCTTCGGCGTGTTCATGATGCGGCAGTACGCCAGCCAGGCGATCTCCGACGAACTGATCGAGGCCGGCCGGGTCGACGGCGCCAGCACCTTCCGGATCTACTGGAACATCGTGCTGCCCGCGTTGCGTCCGGCCGCCGGCGTGCTGGGTCTGTTGACCTTCATGGAGAACTGGAACTCGTTCCTCTGGCCGTACGCGATCCTCACCCCGGAGAACCCGACCCTGCAGGTCTCGCTCTCCTTCCTGTCGTACGCCTACTACACCGACTACTCCCAGGTCTTCGCCGCCACGGCGGTCGGCACCCTGCCACTGGTCCTGGTCTTCATTCTGTTCGGCCGCCAGATCATCGGCGGGATCATGGAAGGTGCAGTCAAGTCGTGA